DNA sequence from the Acidimicrobiales bacterium genome:
GGGGCTGTCGCTGATCGAGCAGGTGGTCCTGAACGAGGAGTTCGCCCGGGCCGACGCCCCCATGCGGGCCGACTTCTTCGGCGACACCCTGGTGGGCCCGACGATCCTGCAGTGGGGAACCGAGGAGCAGAAGCGGGAGTTCATCCCCCAGATCCTCGACGGCACCATCACGTGGTGCCAGGGGTTCTCCGAGCCCGACGCCGGGAGCGACCTGGCGTCGCTCAAGACCCGCGCCGCGCTCGACGGGGACGAGTGGGTCGTGAACGGCCAGAAGGTGTGGACGACGCAGGCCCAGTTCGCCGACTACATCTTCCTCCTCGCCCGGACCGACCCCGGGGCCCCCAAGCACGCGGGGATCTCCTACCTCCTCGTCCCCATGAAGCAGCCGGGGGTCGACGTGCGCCCCATCAAGCAGGTCGACGGCTCGTCGGAGTTCAACGAGGTGTACTTCACCGACGTGCGGTGCCCCAAGGAGAACGTGGTGGGGGGCGTCAACAACGGCTGGAAGGTCGCCATGACCACTCTGGGCTTCGAACGGGGGGCGTCGTCGACGACCGGGCACCGCCGGTTCGAGAAGGAGCTCGACCAGATCGTGGCCGAGGCCCGCCGCACGGGGCGCATCACCGACCCCCGCGTCCGCCAGGGCCTCGCCCGGGCCTGGACCAAGGTGAAGATCATGAAGATCAACGGCTACCGGTCCCTCACCGACGCGCTCCACGGGACCCACCACGCCGCCGCGCTGGGCGCGATGCACAAGATGTTCTGGTCCGAGTACCACCAGGCGACCATGACGCTCGCCATGGACATCCTCGGCCTCGAGAGCCTGATCCTGACCGGCACCGACGGTGACGACGACGACGGCCTGCGCCGCTCGCGCCGGGGCGGGACGGGCTATCCGGTCAGCGACCTCCAGGCGTCGTTCTTCTTCAGCCGCTCGGAGACCATCTGGGGCGGCACGGCGGAGATCCAGCGCAACATCGTGGGTGAGCGAGTCCTCGGCCTCCCGAAGGAGCCCAGACCCACCGGCGCCTGAGCCCGCGGCGCGCCGGTCCGCCGGTTCGTGCCCCGGCCCGTCAGGCCACGCCCAGCTCGGTGCCCGGCGTCGCCTCCTCCACGCCCTCGGGCATGGCCTCGGCGCGGCGGTGCTCGTTGCGGTGCCGCGCCCGGGTGGCAGCCGAGGCCACGACCGTCGCCCCCGCGCCGACGAGCAGCGCCACCCGCGGGCTCGACGTCTGCGAGATCCACCCCACGAGCGGCGCCCCGATGGGGGCGGTGCCGAGGAAGCCCATGGCGTACAGCGCCATGACCCGGCCGCGCATCGACGGGGCGACCCGCAGCTGGATGGTGGCGTTGGCCGTGGCGATGAAGCCGATGGACAGGGCCCCCATGAAGACGAGCAGGACGCACGCGGTGACGAGCGTGGGCGACAGGGCGACCGCCGCGATGAGACAGCCGAAGACCATGCCGATGGCCGTCAGCCGGTGGATGTTCGGTCGGCCGCGGTTGGCCACCACCAGGCCCCCGACGACGGCGCCCCCGGCCATGAGCGACGTCAACGTGGCGAAGGTCCCCGCACCGCCGTGGAACGTCTCCCTGGCGAACAGCGGCAGGATCACGGTGAAGTTGTACGCGAGCAGCCCGACCACGAAGACGAGCACGAGCGGGTCGCGCAGGTTGGGGGTGTGCCAGGCGTAGCGAAGGCCCTCGCGCAGCTGTCCCTTGGCGCGCACCACGCGCTCGGCGGGGAGCAGCTCGCTGCGCCGCATCAGCGCCAGGGCCACGATCACCGCCACGTAGCTCGCCGCGTTGGTGAGGAAGCACACGCCGAGGCCGACGGTGGCGATGAGGGCTCCGGCGATGGCCGGGCCGATGACCCGGGCCCCGTTCATGACGATGGTGTTCAGGCTGACGGCATTGGGCAGGTCGTCGCGCCCCACCATCTCGATGACGAACGTCTGGCGGGCCGGGTTGTCGAGCATGTTCACGAAGCCCAGCAGCAGGGCGAGGAGGTAGACCTCCCACAGGTGGGCCGAGCCCGCGGGGCCGGGGCCCAGCATCACGAGCAGCCCGAGCGCCAGCCCCAGCACGCCGGCGGCCGCCTGGGTCCCGAACAGCAGCCGGCGCTTGTCGACGCGGTCGGCGACCAGGCCGCCCCACGCGCCGAACAGCAGCATCGGCAGGAACTGCAGCGCCATCGTGAACCCGACGTCGACGCCGGCCTGTCCCTTCGGGGCCAGGTACCGGACGACCAGCCACGCCTGGGCGATGCTCTGCATCCACGTGCCGCTGACCGAGATCAGCTGGCCGGTGAAGTAGAGGCGGTAGTTGCGGACGCGCAACGACCGGAACGTCGTGCCGGCCGCCCGCCGGAGGCGGGTCACGGTTGCTCCACCAGGTGCTCGAGCAACCGCACGACGTCCTCGAGCGACGCCCGCTCGGCATCCGACAGCCGACGCAGGCGGCGGACGAGGTAGGCGGTGCGCAACGAGCGGCTCCGCTGCAGGGCCCGCCGGCCCTCGGCGGTGAGCGCCACCCGGACGACGCGGCGGTCACTGTCGTCCTCGCCGCGGGCGACGAGGCCGGCGGCCTCGAGGCCCACGACCATCTTGGTCATGCTCGGCGGCTGGACCTGTTCGGACGCGGCCAGCTCCCCGAGTGTCGGGGTCCCCAGGCGCTCGACGGTCGCCAGCGCGGAGACCTGCGACGACGTCACGCCCCCGGCGACCTGCTGGCGGAGCCGGCGCGCCAGGCGCGTGACGGCCAGGCGCAGTCGCGCCGCCGTCTCGGCGTCCGAGCCCGGTGCCCCGACCGCGACGCCGGGGGCGGCGGGCCCGGGGGCGGCGGGCTCAGGGGCGGCGGGCTCAGGGGCGACGGGCTCAGGGGCGGCGGGCTCAGGGGCGGCGGGCTCGACGGACAACGGCCCCGGCGCGGCCACGACGGTGGCGCCCGGCACCGTCGGGCGGGCGGCAGACGCCGGGTCGGGGTGCGACGCGGCGCCGGGCTCGGAGGAGACGGTCTTCATCATTTGCCATTCTAATTAGCTTTCCTAAAGAAGTGGCCGCGGGCCGGCCGCACGGCGACGGGAGCGCCCGGGGGCCGTAGCATCGAGCACATGCTCCCCGACTACGCAGAGTTCGAGCAGGCCACCGGGCTCGACTGGTACCGACTCGACCCCAACCTCATCGCCCTCCTCGACCGCCACCTCCCCGACCCCGGTGAACGGGCCCTGGCCGAGGAGCACGTGAGCCGTTACGGCGAACTGGTGGGCACGGTCATCGCCCCCCGGGCCGAGGTCACCGACAAGCACGGGCCGGTCCTGCGCCGCTACGACCGCTGGGGCGAGGTGGTCGACGAGGTCGTGCACCACCCGACCTGGACACAGAGCAAGGCCGACCTGGTGCGCAACGGCTTCGTGAGCCTGGAGTCCCTGGTCGGACGACCGGTGCCGGGGGTGGTGACGGCGTCGGTGTCGTACCTGGTGTCGCAGGCCGAGACCGCCATCTACTGCGGCCTCGGCATGACGTCGGGCGCCGCCGACATCGTCGAGCGCTACGCCCCGGCGGCGGCACGCGACGACCTGCTCCGGCGCCTGCGCAGCGTCGACCCCGACGAGGCCTGGGAGGGCGGGATGTTCCTCACCGAGCGTCAGGGGGGCAGCGACGTCGGGGCCAACACCACGCGCGCCGTGCAGGACGGCGAGGAGTGGCTCCTGTTCGGGGAGAAGCACTTCTGCTCCAACGTGGACGCCGAGGTGTTCATCGTCCTGGCCCGGCCCGAGGGCGCCCCACCGGGGAGCCGGGGCCTCGCCACCTACATCGTCCCTCGCATCCTGCCCGACGGTTCGCCGAACGGCTTCACGGTCAAACGACTGAAGTCCAAGCTCGGCACCGTGGGCGTGCCCACCGGCGAGGTGTCGCTCGACGGGGCGAGGGCGTGGCTGGCCGGAGGCGCAGGCGCGCGCGCCGCGCAGGGCGGTGCGGACGCGGCCCGTGACGGGCGGGGCATCAACCGCATGATGGAGATGGTCAACGGCAGCCGCTTCGGCGTCGCCCTCATGGGCCTCGGCATCCACCGCCGCTCCTTCCTCGAGGCCGCCATCTACGCCGGGCGCCGCGCCCAGTTCGGGAACCGCATCGACAGTTACCCGCTGGTGCGCGAGACCCTCGTGGACATGCTCGTCGACCTCGAAGCGGGGATGGCGGTCACCTACGAGTGCGCCGCCGCGTCGCGCCGCGCCCAGGACGCCGAGTCGGGTCGCCTGCTGCGCCGCATCCTCGTGCCCCTGGCGAAGATGCGTTGCACCCGCGCCGCGCTGGGAGCGGCTTCCACGGGACTGGAGGTCCTGGCCGGGAACGGCTACATGGAGGACTGGCCCATGGCCCGGCAGCTGCGCGACGCCCAGTGCCACACCATCTGGGAGGGCACCGAGAACATCCTGTGCGTCGACGTCCGCCGGGCGATGCGCGGCGAACGGGCCCACCTCGCCCTGATCGCCCGGGTCGAGCAGGCGCTCGAGAGCGGCTCGGGGCACAAGGTGCTGGCGGGCACGCGCGACACCGTGGCCGGCGCGCTCGCCGACGCCCGGTCCGCCATCGCGTACCTGGAGGGCGCGCCCGACGACATGGCGTTGCTGCACAGCCGCCGACTGGCCGAGCTGCTCGCCGACACGGTGGAGGGAGCGCTCCTGGTGGAGGAGGCGGCGTGGGCGCTCGAGCGCGACGGCGACGCCCGCAAGGCCGCCGTGGCCCGGCGCTTCGCCACGCGCACACTGGCCGCGCCACCCCTGCGCGGGATCACCGACCCCGACCGGATGGTGCTCGACCTGTTCGAACCGCTCGTCCGCTACGGCCAGATCGACGAGTCCGACCTGGCCGCCTGAGCCGCCGCCGGTCAGGCCTTCGGGACGTACGCGCCGCGGCCCATCGCCGCGCTGGCGAAGGGGTCACCGGACTCGTCGACGCCACCACGGACTTCGGTCACCCAGTCGAGGCGACCCCGCAGGATGCGGTCGACGCCGCCCTGCAACGTGGTCGACGAGATGGCGCACGAGCTGCACGCGCCTCGGAGCTGCACATCGACCACGCCCGAGGCCACGTCGAACGCCACGAGCTCGAGGTCCCCGCCGTCGGCCTGCACGGCGGGACGCATGAGCTCGATCAGCGACCGCAGGTCCACCTCGCGTTGCGCCCGCACCTCGTCTGTCAGGACGGGGTCGGACAGGACGGGCTCGGTCACCCCGGGGCCGGTCACCCCGGGGTCGACGGATGCGGCATCGGCCACGGTTCGGGCGTCGGCGTCGGGCACTCCCCCATTCTGCCGTGACGGTGGGCGGCACCGGGCCCGCGGGCCGGCCCGGCGCCCGCGCCGGCCCCGGGCGGAATCTGACGGACCGTCAACTAAGGGCCCGCGGTTACCATGCGGCGTGCCCTCCGCCACGCCGGCCCAGCCTGTTGCCGGGGTCCCGGCCCCGGTCACAGGGGCCCTCGGGTTGATCCTGCCCACCTTCCCCCAGCAGGGCGAGCCGCCCGACGCGCCGACCCTGGCCTCGATCTGCCGGCGAGCCGAGGCCGGCGGGGCGACGGCACTGTGGGCGTGCGACCACCTGTTCTGGCACGGCCCCGCGCTCGAATGCCTCGCCACCCTCGGGGTGGCGGCCACGGCCACCAGCCGTGTCGTCGTCGGCTCGTGCGTGCTGCAGCTGCCCCTGCGCCACCCGCCGTCGGTCGCCAAGGAAGCGGCCACCCTGGCCCACCTGTCGGGGGGCCGGCTGGTGCTGGGGGTGGGTGTGGGGACCCACGCCGGCGAGTACGGGGCCGCCGGCGCCGACTTCGCCACGCGGGGCCGTTTGCTCGACGAGGGCATCGACACCCTGCGCCGCACCTGGGCGGTGTCCCCGGGCGAACGGTACGTGCAGCTGCCCGCGGCCGGCCCCGTCCCGGTGTGGGTCGGGGGATCGAGCGAGGCGGCGCTGCGCCGCGCCGCACGCCGCGGCGACGGCTGGATCCCGCTGTTCGTCCCCCCGGCCGAGTACGCGGCCGCCGTCGGCCGGCTCGGCAAGGAGGCCGAGCGCGCCGGACGAGACCCCGCCGACATCACCCGGGCCACGGTGGTGTTCGTGTCGGCGGGCGGCGACGCGGCCGGGGAGCGGGGGCTGGCGTGGATGTCGTCGCTGTACGGGCTCCCGGCGCACTCCTTCGCCCGGCACCTCGTCACCGGCGACGCCCGCACCTGCGCCACCGCGCTGGCCCGCTTCGTCGACGCCGGTGCGAACCACGTCGCGGTCTTCGTGACCGCCGACGACCCGCTGGTACAGTTCGAGGACGTGGCCGGCGAGTTCGCCGGCCTCGTCGCGTGCCCTCCGGACTCCGGGAAGTGAGGTCGTGGTGACACAGCACGTGAGCGTCGTCGGAATCGGGATGACGCCGATGGACCGGCGGGACCTCACCCCCGACGCCATGGCGCGCCACGCCGTCGTGGCGGCGTTGCACGACGCCGGCCTGTCGCCCGCGGACGTCGGTCTCGTGGTCGTCGCCAACGCCCTGGGCGGACGCCTCTGCGACCAGGGCTGCATCCGCGGCCAGAGCTGGCTGCGCGAGGTGGACCTCGGGACGACGGGCGTCGTCAACGTGGACAACTCGTGCGCCGGGGGGTCGTCGGCCATGCACCTCGGTGTGATGGCGGCGCTGGCCGGCCAGTCACCCGTGCTGGTCCTCGGGGTCGAGAAGATGTGGACGGGGCACCGGGCCGAGACCATCGCCGGCATCGAGGACGGGCTGCCCGCCGACGAGCGCGCCGAGCTGCGCGTGAGGCTCGACAACGACGCCGGCAGCGTCCTCATGGCCCTCAACGCCACCTGGGTGCGCCACCAGATCGAGGAGCGGGGCACCACCCCCGAGCAGATCGCCGCGGCCGCGGCCAAGGCCCGGCGCAGCGGCGCCCGCAACCCGCTGGCGCAGTTCCGCACACCGGTCACGGTCGAGGAGGTCCTCGCCGCGCCGATGGTCGTCCCCCCGCTCACCCGCCTCATGTGCTCGTCGTTCACCGACGGGGCCGCCGCCGCGGTGCTGTCGGTGGGGGCCGAGCGCGGTGCGCCCCGGATCCGCGCCAGCATCCTGCGGTCGGGCAACGGCGAGCTCGACTACCACGACCGCCTGCGTGAGACAGCCGAGGAAGCCTGGAAGGCGTCGGGCATCGGCCCCGAGGACGTCGACGTGGTCGAGCTCCACGACGCCACCAGCGCCGAGGAGCTGTACGCCCTGGAGTCCCTCGGGTTCTTCCCGGCAGGGGCGGCCGGAGCGGCCACGGCCGCGGGCGACACCGACGTGGGAGGGCGCGCCGTGTGCGTGAACCCGAGTGGTGGCCTCGTGGCGCGCGGGCACCCGCTGGGCGCCACCGGGATATGCCAGGTCGCCGAGCTCGTGGCGCAGCTGCGTGGCACGGCGTCGGACCGGCAGGTGGACGACCCCCGGCTGGCCGTCGCCGTCAACACCGGCGGGATCATGGCCGGGAAGGACGCCGCCCTCGTCGCGGTCCACGTCCTCGAGCGGAACTGAGCCCATGCCGGGTGCAGTGGTCACAGGGTGGGGCATTGCCGTCCCTGACAAGATCGTCACCAACGAGGACCTGTCCGCCCGCCTCGACACCAGCGACCGGTGGATCACCGAGCGCACCGGCATCCGGGAGCGACGGATCGGCGGAACCACCTCGGAGCTCGCCATCGCCGCGGGTGCGGAGGCCCTGGCGCGCGCCGGCCGCAGCGGCGAGGACGTGGACGTGCTCGTGCTGGCCACCTCGACGCCCGACGCCCTGGTGCCGGGCACGTCGGCGACCGTGCAGCAGGGCCTCGG
Encoded proteins:
- a CDS encoding acyl-CoA dehydrogenase family protein; the protein is MDLTYPPEAEAFRTEVRAWLEDNLPEGWFDPGTRPSGAEREAFNARWIRTLHEGGWICASWPTEYGGKGLSLIEQVVLNEEFARADAPMRADFFGDTLVGPTILQWGTEEQKREFIPQILDGTITWCQGFSEPDAGSDLASLKTRAALDGDEWVVNGQKVWTTQAQFADYIFLLARTDPGAPKHAGISYLLVPMKQPGVDVRPIKQVDGSSEFNEVYFTDVRCPKENVVGGVNNGWKVAMTTLGFERGASSTTGHRRFEKELDQIVAEARRTGRITDPRVRQGLARAWTKVKIMKINGYRSLTDALHGTHHAAALGAMHKMFWSEYHQATMTLAMDILGLESLILTGTDGDDDDGLRRSRRGGTGYPVSDLQASFFFSRSETIWGGTAEIQRNIVGERVLGLPKEPRPTGA
- a CDS encoding MFS transporter; amino-acid sequence: MTRLRRAAGTTFRSLRVRNYRLYFTGQLISVSGTWMQSIAQAWLVVRYLAPKGQAGVDVGFTMALQFLPMLLFGAWGGLVADRVDKRRLLFGTQAAAGVLGLALGLLVMLGPGPAGSAHLWEVYLLALLLGFVNMLDNPARQTFVIEMVGRDDLPNAVSLNTIVMNGARVIGPAIAGALIATVGLGVCFLTNAASYVAVIVALALMRRSELLPAERVVRAKGQLREGLRYAWHTPNLRDPLVLVFVVGLLAYNFTVILPLFARETFHGGAGTFATLTSLMAGGAVVGGLVVANRGRPNIHRLTAIGMVFGCLIAAVALSPTLVTACVLLVFMGALSIGFIATANATIQLRVAPSMRGRVMALYAMGFLGTAPIGAPLVGWISQTSSPRVALLVGAGATVVASAATRARHRNEHRRAEAMPEGVEEATPGTELGVA
- a CDS encoding MarR family transcriptional regulator, translated to MKTVSSEPGAASHPDPASAARPTVPGATVVAAPGPLSVEPAAPEPAAPEPVAPEPAAPEPAAPGPAAPGVAVGAPGSDAETAARLRLAVTRLARRLRQQVAGGVTSSQVSALATVERLGTPTLGELAASEQVQPPSMTKMVVGLEAAGLVARGEDDSDRRVVRVALTAEGRRALQRSRSLRTAYLVRRLRRLSDAERASLEDVVRLLEHLVEQP
- a CDS encoding acyl-CoA dehydrogenase family protein — protein: MLPDYAEFEQATGLDWYRLDPNLIALLDRHLPDPGERALAEEHVSRYGELVGTVIAPRAEVTDKHGPVLRRYDRWGEVVDEVVHHPTWTQSKADLVRNGFVSLESLVGRPVPGVVTASVSYLVSQAETAIYCGLGMTSGAADIVERYAPAAARDDLLRRLRSVDPDEAWEGGMFLTERQGGSDVGANTTRAVQDGEEWLLFGEKHFCSNVDAEVFIVLARPEGAPPGSRGLATYIVPRILPDGSPNGFTVKRLKSKLGTVGVPTGEVSLDGARAWLAGGAGARAAQGGADAARDGRGINRMMEMVNGSRFGVALMGLGIHRRSFLEAAIYAGRRAQFGNRIDSYPLVRETLVDMLVDLEAGMAVTYECAAASRRAQDAESGRLLRRILVPLAKMRCTRAALGAASTGLEVLAGNGYMEDWPMARQLRDAQCHTIWEGTENILCVDVRRAMRGERAHLALIARVEQALESGSGHKVLAGTRDTVAGALADARSAIAYLEGAPDDMALLHSRRLAELLADTVEGALLVEEAAWALERDGDARKAAVARRFATRTLAAPPLRGITDPDRMVLDLFEPLVRYGQIDESDLAA
- a CDS encoding NifU family protein, producing the protein MPDADARTVADAASVDPGVTGPGVTEPVLSDPVLTDEVRAQREVDLRSLIELMRPAVQADGGDLELVAFDVASGVVDVQLRGACSSCAISSTTLQGGVDRILRGRLDWVTEVRGGVDESGDPFASAAMGRGAYVPKA
- a CDS encoding LLM class flavin-dependent oxidoreductase, with the protein product MILPTFPQQGEPPDAPTLASICRRAEAGGATALWACDHLFWHGPALECLATLGVAATATSRVVVGSCVLQLPLRHPPSVAKEAATLAHLSGGRLVLGVGVGTHAGEYGAAGADFATRGRLLDEGIDTLRRTWAVSPGERYVQLPAAGPVPVWVGGSSEAALRRAARRGDGWIPLFVPPAEYAAAVGRLGKEAERAGRDPADITRATVVFVSAGGDAAGERGLAWMSSLYGLPAHSFARHLVTGDARTCATALARFVDAGANHVAVFVTADDPLVQFEDVAGEFAGLVACPPDSGK
- a CDS encoding thiolase family protein, which translates into the protein MSVVGIGMTPMDRRDLTPDAMARHAVVAALHDAGLSPADVGLVVVANALGGRLCDQGCIRGQSWLREVDLGTTGVVNVDNSCAGGSSAMHLGVMAALAGQSPVLVLGVEKMWTGHRAETIAGIEDGLPADERAELRVRLDNDAGSVLMALNATWVRHQIEERGTTPEQIAAAAAKARRSGARNPLAQFRTPVTVEEVLAAPMVVPPLTRLMCSSFTDGAAAAVLSVGAERGAPRIRASILRSGNGELDYHDRLRETAEEAWKASGIGPEDVDVVELHDATSAEELYALESLGFFPAGAAGAATAAGDTDVGGRAVCVNPSGGLVARGHPLGATGICQVAELVAQLRGTASDRQVDDPRLAVAVNTGGIMAGKDAALVAVHVLERN